A region of the Gammaproteobacteria bacterium genome:
GTCGAGCACCCCGCGTTTGATTTGCGACACCATCGCATCCGCAGACGTGAATCTGCCAACGCCGACCACGGGCTTACTGGTCAGGGTTTTGACAAAAGCGGTATAAGGTTCCTGGTAACCCTCGTCGGGTTCGAAGCGCGTGGTCGCCGAATCGTTGTCCCAACCGCTGACATTGACATCCCAGAGGTCCGGAATTTCGGCGAGCATAGCGACGATATCGCGCCCTTCCGATTCTGCCCGCAAACCGTCAGCGCCCAGTAACTCATCAGTCGCAAAACGAAACGCGACGGCGCAGTCATGTCCAACAGCTTCCTTGACGTCGGTGAGAATCTCTTTCGTGAGTCTGACCCTGTTTTCCAGGCTACCGCCATATTCATCGCTGCGCTGATTGTACTGGGTTTTGAAAAAATGCTGCAACAGGCCCATATCATGGCTGGCATAAACGTAGACGATATCGTAACCGGCCTGCCTGGCCCGTTGCGCCGCCTCTACATGCCAGCGGCGCACATCGGCAATGTCGCGCCTGGTCATCGCACGGGCCTGGATCGGGTGGCTCCCGTGCGCGACGGTCCCGCTTGGCGACATCGGCGCAATACGGCTGTAGTGATTCGGCGCGTGAAGCGCATTGTAGGCAAGCTCAATCCCGGCAAGTGCGCCGTACTCGTGCACCGCATCGGTCATCAGCCGGTGCTGGGGAATGTCGCGCTCATCCCAGATACGGCCCTCGATAAAGGGCGAAATGTCGGCACTCGGGTGAATTTCCACTTCCTGGGTACAGATCACGCCCCAGCCACCCTCGGCCTTGACGCGTCGATTGGCTGCTTCGGCGCGCGGACGGCCATGGCCGAGCGTATTACAGTGCGGTACCTGGAAAAACCGGTTCGGCGCCGTTACCGGGCCGATCTGCACCGGCTCGAACAAAATATCGTATTTTGGATCTCTGACCATTACACCACCACTCGATCACGTTTGGATTTGACCTCATCCTGTCCCAGTTCGCGTGCCGCCTTGTGTCCCGCATAGATGGCCGCCGCAATGATGCCGGGTGCCTGGCAATCACCTATACGTTGCAGCGACAGTCCTCCCTTTGCCCGAAATGCATCATGCCGCGCATCCAGTTGCTGCCATAATTCGTCATTTGGAATGCGCGTGCTTAGTGGAACCAGGTAATCCGTTTCGATACTCGACCGGACTCCACTGAAAACACATTCCAGCCTGACGGTACCGGATTCCCAGCCAACCAGCCCTTTGGCGGTAATGATATCGACTCCGGCCTCGATCAATGATTTCATGGTCAATGAATGCTCCTCGGTATGCTGGCTCCAGTCAGCAAGCATGGTTTTTGGGGTAACCATGGTCACCTTTACACCATCCGCGCACAGCTTAAGTGCGATCGTGCTGCCCAGATAATAATGATCATCGTCGTAGATAACCACATGTCCGCCGGGTACCAATCCATCCAGGACTCGCTCAACCCCGATCACGTTGTCCTGCTCGCAGCCGGCGAAGGCCGTGTCACTCCAGCGCCCAACGCCGTCGCTGCGCCAGTGCGCACCGGTGGCAAGCAGGACATGCTGACTATCGAGCTCAAGAATCGAGTCCACATCAAGCCGATTATCCGGATAGATTTCGACGTTTGCCATACGTACCAGCTGACCCAGGCGCCAGTCACGTACGCGCTTGTATTCGGACATTCCGGGCAGGCGTGATTCCCGGTTGATCCGTCCACCGAGCTCGTGCCCGGCTTCGGCCAGGATAACCCGGTAACCTCGTTGGCCGAGCGCGCAGGCGGCTTCGAGACCTGCAGGCCCGGCACCAACGACCAGAACCGACTCATCGGCATGGCGCGCTTCGATACGATCGGGATGCCAGTCGCGGCGCCACTCTTCACCCATGGTGGGATTCTGCGTACAGCGAATCGGCGCACCGAGGGTGTCGTGTGCATAACAGACGTTACAGCCGATACACTCGCGAATATCTTCGAGGCGCCCCTGGTCGATCTTGGCCGGTAGAAACGGGTCGGCAATCGACGGCCGCGCGGCGCCAATGAAGTCCTGCACCCCGCCCTTGATCTGCGTCAGCATTGTATCCGGAGACGTAAACCGGCCAACACTGACCACGGGCTTGCTCGTCATCGACTTGATTTTAGCCACGGCATCCTGGTGCGCCGCCTCTTTGACAAAACGGGAGCTGCCCATCTCGTAGCTGTAATCGGTCACCGTGATATCCCATAAATCGGGCATTTCAGCGACCAGCTTGAAACATTCGAGCAGCTCGTCGGGGTCGTTTTCATAGTCAATCGGAATCGAGAAGCGTACGGCAAGCGCACTGCGATGTGAAATCGCTTCGTGGACGTCTTCGATAACCTCGCGCAACAGGCGGGTACGATTCTTGACCGACCCCCCGTATTCATCGTTGCGCTGATTTAAACTGGTCGACAGGAAATTATGCAGCAGGTAATGATGATTGGTATAAACGTAGACAATATCGAAATCAGCTTCGACCGCGCGGCGTGCAGCATCCTGATACATTTTTCGAAACGCCCGTATATCAGTTTTACTCATGGCCTGGCTTTGTACCGGGATTCCCGCGGTGGCATCATTCGGCAAACTGCTCACATCGATCGCAACCTCGCGAGTGTAGAGATTGGCCGTTCGATGGCCGCCAT
Encoded here:
- a CDS encoding FAD-dependent oxidoreductase; the protein is MTRDPRYDPLFEPLKIGPVTAPNRFYQVPHCSGTGYHRPQMMAAMRGVKAEGGWGVVCTEYCSIDASSDDTPYPHASLRDDDDVCNLRLMTEKVHAHGSLAGVELWHGGHRTANLYTREVAIDVSSLPNDATAGIPVQSQAMSKTDIRAFRKMYQDAARRAVEADFDIVYVYTNHHYLLHNFLSTSLNQRNDEYGGSVKNRTRLLREVIEDVHEAISHRSALAVRFSIPIDYENDPDELLECFKLVAEMPDLWDITVTDYSYEMGSSRFVKEAAHQDAVAKIKSMTSKPVVSVGRFTSPDTMLTQIKGGVQDFIGAARPSIADPFLPAKIDQGRLEDIRECIGCNVCYAHDTLGAPIRCTQNPTMGEEWRRDWHPDRIEARHADESVLVVGAGPAGLEAACALGQRGYRVILAEAGHELGGRINRESRLPGMSEYKRVRDWRLGQLVRMANVEIYPDNRLDVDSILELDSQHVLLATGAHWRSDGVGRWSDTAFAGCEQDNVIGVERVLDGLVPGGHVVIYDDDHYYLGSTIALKLCADGVKVTMVTPKTMLADWSQHTEEHSLTMKSLIEAGVDIITAKGLVGWESGTVRLECVFSGVRSSIETDYLVPLSTRIPNDELWQQLDARHDAFRAKGGLSLQRIGDCQAPGIIAAAIYAGHKAARELGQDEVKSKRDRVVV